A single window of Ictalurus furcatus strain D&B chromosome 3, Billie_1.0, whole genome shotgun sequence DNA harbors:
- the kif15 gene encoding kinesin-like protein KIF15-A: MNPKGKGSGDTTLPLQSNSNSDGDTIKVYVRVRPLTQGTGLTTDGDRGLCLTVTSDHTVRLNSKPEPRNFTYDHVADVDTSQESVFSCVAKNIVESCMNGYNGTIFAYGQTGSGKTFTMLGPNELTDFSDELRGVIPRSFEYLFFLISREVEKSTGAKSFLCKCSFIEIYNEQVFDLLDSASASLFLREDIKKGVFVEGAVEKYVASAAEAYQVLSMGWRNRRVASTSMNRESSRSHAVFSMTLESKETGQGVVNIRTSQLNLVDLAGSERQRDTHAEGSRLKEASSINRSLMCLGQVIMALVDMSNGRSRHVCYRDSKLTFLLRDSLGGNAKTYIIANVHPGSKCFGETLSTLQFAQRAKLIKNKAMINEDTHGNVKQLQAEVKKLKEQLSLALSTRHNITELAPGGPQLHTVASEVEPLYKIRFLQAVRLWRRREEEKKVLQEKVSRLEEAWAQKEKFIQSNRMILKFRDDRIAHLKRELETGERAEPARQDQILIDQLLQEIRLLREQVEHHPRMMWYAAENCSLKEEVRALRALESVKHAQEGASQSAAELEQAFQEALKSEEGVEATGAPPTCSTPVTMETLSSVSMERLKAQLLQKQSELTAMEQAFDDYKQVSKKHLLELESEKRYLDKSNKHLENILEATKAHTKQEVSQLNKIHAETIKILTTPTKTYNLRNRLVPLSSPEHLNGHGGESEPEDLDSEQPPPAMSELACEALTEELKQMQEQMTRLKSQVDEEEAKNRKLLQQISKLEEQVSTATEQSTRTAEDFSAERSSLMEEQKKLQENVRALEQQLTEERAAAEVLRSEVCDLRVVLQSSDKQLEEARREQERENTQLSNSLISTQLQLDKVRLEWEELQEQQRVLQDAFDTLQAEFKFEADQYHQQLEEKSREHTEQHTHITELMNTLQAERELISSLRSQLKADRENTSKELLQAVEDNSLLKKHILELTAQNQLQDEKVKSLEQSVSRANASISSLEQKTEQEKAVVLDLMKQTRDLRSELGQKDQSLSLMSADLSDITEKYGAVCSEREDMNKLVSRMQEEIQELREASERRLASDRIELELLQEDLAYVTEELEKLSKVLEEKTTELQRAERLGTEKDTTISTLQEQLKQQEEQLSMRSVNSGHAFATPKMNPQTPHTSRSFNMELSQLLENQEVELESRRSSMMTMEVLLTELNAERTAKNDEIQRLKAQLNEKENMRLEIQTLLEQFYNAQNQQSQNSNTTENLKDVIHQSVLQDLREERSVKNTLMMQLTEAQKSLQHQEVTLTQSQTCIQELTTELRNRCLELRDLQEKDNELLQEVEVLRKQVEHLAEENGKLLGHQNHKQKIEYMVRLKKEITKLQEENEKLRHKSTS; encoded by the exons ATGAACCCCAAAGGAAAAG GTTCCGGAGACACGACTTTACCTCTCCAGTCCAACAG TAACAGCGATGGAGACACCATTAAGGTGTACGTCCGCGTGCGACCTTTGACCCAAGGCACCGGGTTGACGACAGACGGAGACCGGGGTTTGTGTTTGACGGTGACCTCGGATCACACGGTGCGTCTGAACTCCAAACCCGAGCCGCGAAACTTCACCTACGATCACGTGGCGGACGTGGACACGTCTCAG GAATCCGTATTCTCCTGTGTAGCTAAAAACATCGTGGAGTCGTGCATGAACGGTTATAACGGCACCATATTCGCATA TGGACAGACGGGTTCAGGGAAGACCTTTACCATGCTGG ggccAAACGAGCTGACGGATTTCTCTGATGAGCTGCGTGGTGTTATTCCTCGTAGCTTTGAGTATTTGTTCTTCCTCATCAGCAGAGAGGTGGAGAAG tcTACAGGAGCAAAGAGCTtcctgtgtaaatgctcctTCATCGAGATCTACAACGAGCAGGTCTTTGACCTCCTGGACAGTGCCTCAGCGAGTCTGTTCCTCAGAGAGGACATTAAGAAAGGAGTGTTTGTGGAAGGAGCGGTGGAGAAATATGTGGCTTCAGCCGCAGAGGCCTaccag gtgttatCTATGGGATGGCGTAATCGGCGCGTTGCGTCCACGTCGATGAATCGCGAGTCGTCTCGCTCTCATGCCGTTTTCTCTATGACGCTGGAGTCCAAGGAGACGGGACAGGGAGTGGTGAACATCAGAACGTCTCAACTCAACCTGGTAGATCTGGCGGGGtctgagaggcagagagacacacatgctGAAGGATCACGCCTGaag GAGGCGAGCAGCATCAACCGCTCTCTGATGTGCCTGGGTCAGGTGATCATGGCTCTGGTGGACATGTCCAATGGGAGGAGCCGGCATGTCTGCTACCGTGACTCCAAACTCACCTTCCTGCTCAGG gactcTCTTGGAGGCAATGCTAAGACGTACATCATTGCTAACGTCCACCCAGGATCCAAGTGTTTCGGTGAGACGCTGTCCACGCTGCagtttgcccagagggccaagCTCATCAAAAACAAG gcgATGATAAACGAGGACACTCATGGAAACGTGAAGCAGCTCCAGGCTGAAGTGAAGAAGCTGAAGGAGCAGTTATCTCTCGCTCTGTCAACTCGCCATAACATCACCGAGCTCGCACCCGGGGGGCCGCAGTTACACACCg TGGCGTCTGAAGTCGAGCCTCTGTATAAGATTCGGTTCCTGCAGGCTGTACGACTGTGGAGGAGacgagaggaggagaagaag GTTCTGCAGGAGAAAGTGTCTCGTCTGGAAGAGGCCTGGGCACAGAAGGAAAAATTCATTCAGTCCAACCGCATGATCCTGAAGTTCCGAGACGATCGCATCGCCCATCTGAAGAGGGAGCTGGAGACGGGAGAGCGAGCGGAACCGGCACGGCAGGACCAGATTCTCATCGATCAGCTGCTACAGGAGATTCGCCTGCTCAGAGAACAg GTGGAACATCACCCGCGCATGATGTGGTACGCAGCAGAGAACTGCAGCCTGAAGGAGGAGGTGCGTGCCCTGAGAGCTCTGGAGTCGGTGAAGCACGCTCAGGAGGGCGCGTCCCAATCTGCAGCTGAGCTCGAGCAGGCCTTTCAGGAGGCCTTAAAGTCGGAGGAGGGTGTGGAGGCAACAGGGG CTCCGCCTACCTGCTCCACCCCGGTTACCATGGAGACGCTGTCCTCTGTTTCCATGGAGAGGTTGAAGGCCCAGTTGTTACAGAAACAGTCGGAGCTCACTGCCATGGAGCAGGCCTTCGACGATTACAAGCAAGTCAGCAA GAAGCATCTGCTCGAGCTGGAGTCAGAGAAACGCTACCTGGACAAATCCAACAAGCACTTGGAAAACATTCTAGAAGCTACTAAAGCTcacaccaaacaggaagtgtcaCAGCTGAATAAGATCCATGCTGAAACGATTAAG ATTCTGACGACGCCGACTAAAACGTATAACCTGAGGAACCGCTTGGTGCCGCTGTCCAGCCCGGAGCATCTAAACGGCCACGGGGGCGAATCTGAGCCAGAGGACCTCGACAGCGAACAACCCCCTCCTGCCATGAGTGAGCTGGCCTGCGAGGCTCTCACTGAGGAACTCAAACAAATGCAG GAGCAGATGACTCGTCTGAAGAGCCAGGTGGACGAGGAGgaagccaagaacaggaagctgCTTCAGCAGATCAGCAAGCTGGAAGAGCAGGTTTCTACGGCGACGGAGCAGTCCACTCGCACAGCGGAG gacttCAGTGCAGAGAGAAGTTCTCTGATGGAGGAGCAgaagaagctgcaggagaatGTGAGAGCTTTGGAACAGCAGCTCACTGAGGAGAGAGCGGCAGCGGAGg TGCTGCGTAGCGAGGTTTGTGACCTGCGTGTAGTGCTGCAGTCGTCGGATAAACAGCTGGAGGAGGCACGGAgggagcaggagagagagaacacgCAGCTGTCTAACAGCTTAATCAGCACACAGCTGCAGCTGGACAAAGTCAG gCTGGAGTGGGAGGAGCTTCAGGAGCAGCAGCGTGTGTTACAGGACGCGTTCGACACCCTGCAGGCCGAGTTTAAGTTTGAAGCGGATCAGTATCACCAACAGCTGGAGGAGAAAAGCAGAGAACACACcgagcagcacacacacatcact gagttgATGAACACTCTTCAAGCTGAGCGAGAGCTGATCAGCAGTCTGAGGTCACAGCTGAAAGCGGACAGAGAGAACACCTCCAA AGAGCTGCTGCAGGCTGTGGAGGACAACTCGCTGCTCAAAAAACACATCCTGGAGCTCACTGCTCAGAACCaactgcag gATGAGAAGGTGAAATCTCTGGAGCAGAGTGTGAGCAGAGCGAACGCATCGATCTCCAGCCTGGAGCAGAAGACGGAGCAGGAGAAA gccgTGGTGTTGGACCTGATGAAGCAGACACGTGATCTGCGCTCTGAGCTCGGACAGAAGGACCAGAGTCTGTCTCTGATGAGCGCCGACCTCAGTGACATCACC GAGAAATACGGCGCGGTGTGTTCAGAGAGAGAGGACATGAACAAACTCGTCTCTCGCATGCAGGAAGAAATCCAGGAGCTCAGAGAGGCTTCAGAGCGACGCCTGGCCTCCGACCGCatcgag tTGGAGCTGCTGCAGGAGGATCTGGCGTACGTCACAGAGGAACTGGAGAAGCTCAGTAAAGTTTTGGAGGAGAAAACGACAGAGCTACAGAGAGCCGAGCGTCTCGGCACCGAGAAGGACACGACCATCAGCACGCTGCAGGAACAG ctgaagcagcaggaggagcaGCTCAGTATGAGGAGTGTAAACAGTGGTCATGCCTTTGCTACGCCTAAAATGAACCCACAG acgCCGCACACTTCGCGCAGCTTCAACATGGAGCTGTCTCAGCTGTTGGAGAATCAGGAGGTGGAGCTGGAGAGCCGGCGCTCGTCCATGATGACGATGGAGGTGCTGCTGACCGAACTCAACGCCGAGCGCACGGCCAAGAACGACGAGATCCAGAGActcaag gcTCAGCTCAATGAAAAGGAGAATATGCGTTTGGAGATCCAGACTCTACTGGAGCAGTTCTATAACGCACAGAACCAACAATCACAGAACAGCAACACCACCGA gaacCTGAAAGATGTGATCCACCAGTCTGTGCTGCAAGACCTACGTGAGGAGAGGAGTGTGAAG aACACACTGATGATGCAGCTCACTGAAGCTCAGAAGAG tctACAGCACCAGGAGGTCACTCTGACCCAGTCTCAGACCTGCATCCAGGAGCTGACCACTGAACTCAGGAACCGCTGTCTGGAGCTGCGAGACCTTCAGGAGAAAGACAACGAGCTCCTGCAG GAAGTGGAGGTGTTGAGGAAGCAGGTGGAGCACCTGGCTGAGGAGAACGGCAAACTTCTGGGCCACCAGAACCACAAGCAGAAGATCGAATACATGGTCAGGCTGAAGAAGGAGATCACCAAACTCCAGGAG
- the tacc3 gene encoding transforming acidic coiled-coil-containing protein 3, translating into MSSEVVNDENRGVQLVHKHVPSDSAADIFALDQPTGRPSILRPSQAENLNKNIPKGVKVCFQTPLRDPVTKKIMSPSRVGTMAALDDCTNALESLMLTSPPPPSVPTEAGSSFPDDDMPIRSKGGYTIDFDNLDCVNPFQSSSIMIPSSTQPAALLSDTLMVAEPALPASSPAPEEVETVKETADMALDETLPFIPSVENSLADLSADGASTDTTVIIEPKITSLADSMVNVEIPEPEPAPVVNEDVKESLSLPKGSYQVDFDNLDSVSPFQTGSSKLQNTPPVSRKSPVCNSAPSRAEEMSSGATAPPSEREDILLTTERPGLTKVNPDPAAPSVAPPKEAPMLLEFHFDDGAKVERKPPPKRLGLKKPPLSKTKTAAPKPASAPAEKKSPEIEPKSCDAATEIPPARGAYSIDFDQFDDPNFNPFGAKAKMGSSPPRDAPVASQVSEQPENHTHSSPSSEAEKSAEAEKSAEAEPSFTEAAEEPEALPVAETHQPRVPVLPQKTEEPAFPCALSQSAEFDMIAADDEFVPGSMFMPSDLDGQIDYLEQFGSSTFKESALRKQSLYLKFDPLLKESPKKAAADSSSSGFSLPRPSLAIRMMEAARSEVRRKSQQESSKLLEDFTSPAEPAVVQDPTVLDLLVPTLKQTQKSEDMIVDMLKYTQKDLDTALEKAQKQAAAQIEKLTLDNQHMVLIVSEFEALIAQLTAEHKQKDELAQAELSRVLQEKQQLAKELSDMERSFSDVVKRLDRRKEVIDGFKKNEETLKQCAQSYLARLQKDEQRYQTLKTHAEEKIDQANKQIAEVRAKLGSEVSALQVQLRREQLKVQSLEKNLEQKTKEVEDVTKLCDELIVKVQQQ; encoded by the exons ATGAGCTCAGAGGTGGTGAACGATGAGAATCGGGGCGTTCAGCTCGTCCACAAGCACGTCCCGTCCGACTCAGCCGCTGACATTTTTGCTCTGGATCAGCCCACCGGCAGGCCGTCCATCCTGAGACCGTCTCAGGCCGAGAACCTTAACAAAAACATCCCTAAAGGAGTGAAG GTGTGTTTCCAGACTCCGCTCAGAGACCCGGTCACGAAGAAGATCATGTCCCCGAGTCGTGTGGGCACGATGGCCGCGCTGGACGACTGCACTAACGCGCTGGAGTCTCTCATGCTCAC GTCGCCCCCTCCACCCAGCGTTCCCACTGAAGCGGGCTCTTCCTTTCCTGACGATGACATGCCCATTCGGAGCAAAGGAGGCTACACCATCGACTTCGACAACCTGGACTGTGTGAATcctttccagagctccagtATAATGATCCCGTCTTCAACCCAACCTGCTGCTCTGCTGTCCGACACCCTGATGGTGGCGGAGCCGGCTCTCCCCGCATCGTCGCCGGCTCCCGAAGAGGTGGAAACCGTTAAGGAAACGGCCGACATGGCTTTGGATGAGACTCTCCCTTTTATCCCATCTGTGGAGAATTCCCTGGCGGATTTATCTGCGGACGGTGCGTCCACAGACACCACTGTGATCATCGAGCCGAAGATAACGTCGCTCGCCGACAGTATGGTGAACGTAGAGATCCCTGAACCGGAGCCTGCGCCTGTAGTTAATGAAGACGTAAAGGAGTCACTTTCACTCCCTAAAGGATCCTACCAGGTTGATTTCGATAACCTCGACTCGGTGAGCCCTTTCCAAACCGGTAGTTCGAAACTCCAGAACACTCCTCCCGTCTCCAGGAAATCACCCGTCTGCAATTCGGCACCGTCTCGAGCCGAGGAGATGAGCTCGGGAGCGACGGCGCCGCCCAGCGAGCGAGAAGATATACTCCTCACCACGGAGAGGCCCGGCCTTACCAAGGTGAACCCTGACCCCGCCGCCCCCTCAGTAGCGCCCCCTAAAGAGGCTCCCATGCTTTTGGAGTTCCACTTTGACGATGGGGCCAAAGTCGAACGCAAACCTCCTCCCAAACGCCTCGGCTTAAAGAAGCCGCCTCTTTCCAAAACGAAAACCGCCGCTCCAAAACCAGCGTCTGCTCCCGCCGAGAAGAAAAGTCCAGAAATCGAACCCAAGTCATGTGACGCGGCGACAGAAATTCCTCCAGCGAGAGGCGCTTACTCTATTGACTTTGACCAGTTCGATGATCCGAACTTTAATCCATTCGGTGCGAAGGCGAAGATGGGAAGTTCTCCTCCTCGTGACGCTCCAGTGGCGAGTCAAGTCTCTGAACAGCCggagaaccacacacacag TTCTCCTTCCTCTGAAGCTGAAAAATCAGCAGAAGCTGAAAAATCAGCAGAAGCTGAACCATCTTTCACTGAG GCGGCGGAAGAACCCGAGGCCTTACCGGTCGCTGAAACCCACCAGCCCCGCGTTCCGGTTCTTCCACAGAAGACTGAGGAGCCGGCTTTTCCATGCGCGCTGAGCCAGAGCGCAGAGTTTGACATGATTGCAGCGGATGATGAATTCGTTCCTGGCTccatgt TCATGCCGAGTGACCTGGATGGACAGATCGATTATCTGGAGCAGTTTGGATCCAGCACT tttaagGAATCTGCTCTGCGTAAGCAGTCCCTCTATCTGAAGTTTGACCCTCTGCTGAAGGAGAGCCCAAAGAAAGCTGCAGCAGACAGCTCCAGCTCCGGGTTCAGTCTGCCTCGTCCCTCTCTGGCCATCCG GATGATGGAGGCTgcgaggtcagaggtcaggagGAAATCTCAGCAGGAAAGCTCAAAACTGCTGGAGGACTTTACCTCACCG gcGGAGCCTGCGGTGGTTCAGGACCCCACCGTGCTGGACCTGCTGGTGCCGACGCTGAAGCAGACCCAGAAGAGCGAGGACATGATCGTGGACATGCTGAAGTACACTCAGAAAGACCTGGACACTGCTCTGGAAAAGGCCCAAAAACAG GCGGCGGCTCAGATCGAGAAGCTCACGCTGGACAATCAGCACATGGT GCTGATCGTGTCAGAGTTCGAGGCACTCATCGCTCAGCTCACAG CCGAGCACAAGCAGAAGGACGAGCTGGCGCAGGCTGAGCTGAGCAGAGTGCTTCAGGAGAAACAGCAGCTGGCCAAAGAGCTGAGCGACATGGAGCGCTCCTTCTCCGACGTGGTCAAGCGTCTGGACCGACGCAAGGAAGTCATCGATGGCTTCAAGAAG aacgaGGAGACGCTGAAACAGTGCGCTCAGAGCTACTTGGCCAGACTGCAGAAGGATGAGCAGCGTTATCAGACGCTGAAAACTCACGCCGAGGAGAAAATCGACCA ggcGAATAAGCAGATAGCGGAGGTGCGCGCTAAGTTGGGATCGGAGGTTTCTGCTCTTCAGGTGCAGTTGAGGAGAGAGCAGCTCAAAGTGCAGTCCCTGGAGAAGAACCTGGAGCAGAAG acaAAGGAGGTGGAAGACGTCACAAAGCTCTGCGATGAGCTGATCGTGAAAGTGCAGCAGCAATAA